One segment of Brassica napus cultivar Da-Ae chromosome C3, Da-Ae, whole genome shotgun sequence DNA contains the following:
- the LOC106384147 gene encoding uncharacterized protein LOC106384147, whose product MKHPDLIPERIDGKAGGARNTNLTTKPLYPRESNPSATKTFHQAGFDNPSEQARRHDLRGPVNIDPQREDLGILNETGTFQNYIERNDAELKRIHAIVHMVTSSTPDIDMVIEETRTNPFTNIIASVRLHHVGKLKFPEYTGSTYPKTHVRAFRLAISRAHLTSDEKEAEYCRFFAENLTGAALEWFAGLEENSIDNFTQLVSAFLKQYSAFVETRVTVADIWNLKQAPFEPLRAYINKFREMKANISHPNEVVALVALKNGVWFSSKFREELAVRAPNSLHDALHQASYFATHKEEVATLKEQYSANKNNATKKPATPKEPTTKGQHSYAINNSTQKSSTYDLSKYCAFQDRKGHSTEECRSALCNQNKNKKTNEEVGEEEEPVTPKSNRKAKATTNKRGREVEHESPNSSPPASKKRIYMISREQNSSATDEIKNQTEGKICFEISLVIRALENPDEVTPPPLHHSIQPKNKTS is encoded by the coding sequence ATGAAGCACCCCGATCTAATTCCAGAACGGATCGACGGAAAGGCAGGGGGAGCCAGGAACACAAATCTCACCACCAAACCACTCTATCCCCGGGAATCGAATCCATCCGCGACAAAGACCTTCCATCAAGCAGGGTTTGATAACCCATCAGAACAAGCTCGGAGACACGATCTTCGCGGTCCTGTCAATATCGACCCCCAAAGGGAAGACTTGGGAATCCTGAACGAAACTGGAACCTTCCAAAATTATATCGAAAGGAACGACGCCGAGCTTAAAAGGATACATGCGATCGTACACATGGTGACGAGCTCCACTCCCGATATAGACATGGTCATCGAGGAAACGAGAACGAACCCATTCACAAACATAATTGCCAGCGTAAGACTGCATCACGTTGGGAAACTCAAATTCCCCGAATACACTGGGAGCACATACCCAAAGACCCATGTGCGAGCTTTCCGTCTAGCGATATCGAGAGCGCACCTCACCAGTGACGAGAAAGAAGCCGAATATTGTCGTTTCTTCGCCGAGAACCTCACCGGAGCCGCCCTAGAATGGTTCGCTGGACTAGAAGAAAATTCTATCGACAACTTTACCCAGTTGGTATCTGCGTTCCTCAAACAATACTCAGCCTTCGTAGAGACAAGAGTTACCGTAGCAGATATCTGGAATCTCAAACAAGCGCCTTTCGAGCCATTAAGAGCATACATAAACAAATTCCGAGAAATGAAAGCCAATATTTCACATCCGAACGAAGTCGTTGCCCTCGTAGCATTAAAGAATGGCGTCTGGTTCTCATCAAAATTCAGGGAAGAATTGGCAGTACGAGCACCTAACTCGTTGCACGACGCCCTGCACCAAGCCTCTTATTTTGCCACTCACAAAGAGGAAGTCGCAACCTTGAAAGAACAGTATAGCGCAAACAAGAATAACGCAACCAAAAAACCTGCTACTCCTAAAGAACCAACCACCAAAGGGCAACATTCCTACGCAATAAATAATTCGACGCAAAAGTCTTCAACATACGACCTTAGCAAATACTGCGCTTTCCAAGATCGCAAGGGCCACTCGACCGAAGAATGTCGTTCCGCACTTtgcaatcaaaacaaaaataagaaaactaacGAAGAagtcggagaagaagaagagccagTGACTCCGAAATCCAACCGAAAGGCCAAAGCCACAacaaacaaaagaggcagaGAGGTCGAACATGAATCACCGAACTCTTCACCCCCAGCCTCGAAGAAAAGAATTTACATGATTTCAAGGGAGCAGAACAGCAGCGCAACCGATGAAATCAAGAACCAAACCGAAGGAAAAATCTGCTTCGAGATCTCACTAGTAATCCGTGCATTGGAAAATCCCGACGAAGTCACTCCTCCCCCCCTGCATCACTCCATACAACCCAAAAACAAAACCTCCTAG
- the LOC106384148 gene encoding uncharacterized protein At3g60930, chloroplastic-like: MCSSFTFSRPTTTTDDLENLYKVYGIDHSVVLDLAGAHETPETVRECYYGAYLSFFHSCGLIFPIPEPILEVLAELGLSLTQLLLNFLRHLVAFLVKAREEGLAFGLSEFRQFVLVKRNNQNPGTFLVSPRPGRHVIEEIPYRDEKWREQFFVFKMDRASMGDFDFSQLPRRWAENTVPSGSSLMLDEIRGLMRVLRRGRSNWFTFDRTQIQTVFALPAGIDRAPLVEESGDEAEHSQEVVVTPSVQNQSSDCLTRQLVRRSSFQTSGSTSRTRASGKSPLISIHDSNDKDVSGETRPPVSLSPGSEDEIAAATRKRRRSSEGVLPGLSRPRFVSEGDDSSFSAQGDIISLSGRMRSACCHLPSLASLVEREAYAKVVVASSKVMEAFNEYVVTMEDHVVASRNDKEIESIGFEIKRLSEELETTKREGKTDAEKIEALTDDWRRVHLENEALTSQMVAQRARIAVLEVERDRDVRLASRIARRDIVEKYRKVLESLKGRWASKKKEVSAEICLQEVDANIDLLNEHKDGGLTVDAKLARLKEMEGDCEGLVALAAVPDWSISELDLPQVSDDSTNQVGGLSVPDDSGSS, translated from the exons ATGTGTTCGTCTTTTACTTTCTCTCGTCCGACTACTACAACCGATGATCTCGAGAACCTTTACAAGGTGTACGGGATCGATCATTCCGTCGTCCTTGATTTGGCCGGTGCACATGAGACTCCCGAAACCGTGAGAGAATGCTACTATGGAGCTTATCTTTCCTTCTTTCACTCATGCGGTCTTATCTTCCCGATCCCGGAGCCAATACTCGAGGTCTTGGCGGAGCTTGGGTTATCACTAACCCAGCTTCTCCTGAACTTTCTTAGGCATCTCGTCGCCTTCTTGGTTAAGGCTAGGGAGGAAGGTCTCGCTTTTGGTCTTAGCGAGTTTCGTCAATTCGTTCTGGTGAAGCGGAATAACCAGAATCCTGGTACTTTCCTCGTATCTCCGCGTCCAGGTCGCCACGTTATCGAGGAAATTCCTTATCGCGACGAGAAGTGGCGAGAgcaattttttgttttcaagatGGATCGAGCATCTATGGGTGATTTCGATTTCTCCCAGCTTCCCCGGCGTTGGGCCGAGAATACCG TTCCGTCTGGAAGCTCCTTAATGTTAGATGAGATCCGTGGTCTGATGAGGGTCCTTCGGAGGGGTCGTTCGAACTGGTTTACTTTCGATCGAACTCAGATTCAAACTGTCTTTGCCTTACCGGCGGGGATCGACAGGGCTCCTTTGGTTGAGGAGTCTGGAGACGAGGCCGAACATTCCCAGGAGGTCGTAGTGACTCCTTCTGTTCAGAATCAGTCTTCAGATTGTCTAACTAGACAGCTTGTGAGGAGATCGTCGTTCCAAACTTCTGGGTCTACATCGAGGACCCGAGCTTCCGGGAAATCTCCCTTGATCTCGATTCATGATTCCAACGACAAAGATGTTTCAGGAGAGACTCGACCTCCTGTCTCGTTGAGTCCTGGCTCAGAAGATGAGATTGCGGCGGCGACTCGCAAGCGACGTCGGTCATCAGAGGGTGTCTTGCCCGGCTTGTCTCGTCCTAGGTTCGTTTCTGAGGGAGATGATTCCTCGTTTTCGGCCCAAGGTGACATAATTTCCCTCTCTGGTCGCATGAGGTCTGCGTGTTGTCATCTCCCATCTCTCGCTTCTTTGGTGGAGAGGGAAGCCTATGCCAAGGTTGTTGTGGCGAGCTCTAAG GTGATGGAAGCTTTTAACGAGTATGTCGTGACGATGGAAGATCATGTCGTGGCTTCTCGGAACGACAAGGAGATCGAGAGCATCGGTTTTGAGATCAAGAGGCTTTCAGAGGAGCTCGAGACCACTAAGCGAGAAGGGAAGACGGATGCCGAGAAGATCGAAGCTTTGACTGACGATTGGAGGAGAGTCCATCTAGAGAACGAGGCTCTCACGTCCCAGATGGTCGCTCAAAGGGCGAGGATTGCGGTGCTCGAAGTCGAGAGAGATCGGGACGTTCGCCTTGCTTCTCGCATTGCCCGTCGCGATATCGTGGAAAAGTATCGGAAAGTTCTCGAATCTTTGAAGGGTAGGTGGGCAAGCAAGAAGAAAGAAGTGTCTGCTGAGATCTGTCTACAAGAAGTGGACGCCAACATCGATCTCCTGAACGAGCATAAAGATGGGGGCCTGACTGTGGATGCCAAGCTTGCACGATTAAAGGAAATGGAAGGTGACTGCGAGGGTCTCGTCGCCCTAGCCGCCGTGCCGGATTGGTCGATCTCCGAGCTCGATCTTCCTCAAGTCTCAGATGATTCGACGAATCAAGTCGGGGGGTTGTCTGTCCCCGATGATTCTGGTTCTAGTTAG